From a region of the Rhipicephalus microplus isolate Deutch F79 chromosome X, USDA_Rmic, whole genome shotgun sequence genome:
- the LOC142775661 gene encoding uncharacterized protein LOC142775661: MAPLHCLLFVALLLSPTDGLPFSNAKGVPKTKCQRYHALKRFSACGAVVGHAVREKSLLENPDQNATCKKAEGFEKCFEDSMRSTRCGRSSEFNFHLQHISTLVNEMYKESCSSSGETSSVLTDMSTVCDIRVAVVRFLECTSSFYLGDPETVVPQNHSEDASATTRGVHFGIMFDAPAVVGGTPDKYSRIASSECRRNAKFRNCIDNIHLYSECGIGTEVHSHLKYLANIVNRKVAGKCSQQTQIPDLDCQLLPFLRKFLHCGVNRYETTGDRVDQDICTQVHSYKECVAAAERATHCNMKNLSLSYHLTYLHNVMTTVNTSCKGMRNVETSVYKETCKRTTLFNNYFSCGMEVQARLEGLRQGDKERCRISENFEKCFINAKEQSGCLLADEATSIMSALLDTWKKEHAKECSDYDVPPPRGAQTECLTGTAVRKVFLCGLTFQTAVREVKFSPLEMSPEVCRRLEEMNSCISEVKSRTRCAMSELHAHVAPLLQPFTTGYVKRCEKMVWSNLSTPMMSPNSPSCRRLPALKRIFHCGLSFSRILEEMELVHQKAEVLCPLLKKYETCVPDSASELGCKDDPVMKGHVRSFGRILHRQYYEACLRNRRGARIRYESPRRGMVLNGNGSHDIGNARQRKRGENLSAAIKHQMLSQVMEDYYGPDYDEYVEEEDKVPDSLDVKPAYDYADQEVTSTTKKQDAAHKNAQLSPQIAISNASLTGQKQDGDSELRKKQEFWAGVERARKLRSQHRYEYGSPELVQDLSSNRVSKDFARPGAYFIDQLGNPPDYNSDNSARKDLESEDSVTNFESQPNPGKFRNSALNLPFYKSIRMVPHAARQGDSDAEGWRGVPPLSREEELEMYEDTRGMAELLQKQRERHYSRYKGREHLAPKSDMQRAWKESVRRYGATSNEVLKGGLDHDQSLFNRSLAYYNHNGGTDIRRFRGEYGMRHIERNPYIRHYAPYEMAGKAQQDERPQNIVPLDRRGIDLHRRRHAYRSTTYDLGDYEKPAFGYLPYIEDEEDHVPRDAMSFPEDDAPVLSKEESLDQGVQQIGHHRAFSMRLPGSKVYTDNSRNLQVAAGMENIDYAPGVAFSPDRGMGAKWPRHDGADVLTGEQISHNHRQGAPLPNYPRRLASKMFRARAGLPTDPRSAVGIIQDYDRGVADYNKASEKMSDGSSSLTKEETSPRLNAMKRLSGHDPVYSPNNPNFQLPGEASRNGRTFQRKLPVKKTTYKEVEPHEMNPYPDELRPFPSQTQHHSNDSNYVGPNSFLPEPGLRSPKEKVVPDFLGETKEHAGAPEARTRKDESSDRRLVNSPGTHIRGSDSEGDPNDGRESHEEGFEQREAKGSKRFFDIKKRKREPRLGFPYVRHIDESPGLLLDKKDVATGSAIAKPPSQKTNLQLNQYELERKMKKQLVRDDLEEIIKKHKEESDSKADMMLFPSEHVFHDDRVLRDFDAKALGENKDYYETDAKLESDSADRSSMWSAGRDDVKTEFLRRHIDGTEKRQDPLFGELSKRNAWYTDDIWSDNNDLFGMERLLSDQRREFGGNGTEEDETSQCQPHNLQRRSDACGRVFEDDFKAVSNGTVRHFEPQSLTPQLRKSVCSHARDFSQCINLFAQKYRCVDSQQLIKNFTEDHLKKAGVMFCDASAVRISFKLVIAAALLQLLRT; this comes from the exons ATGGCACCCTTGCACTGCCTCCTCTTCGTCGCTCTCCTGTTGTCACCTACCGATGGTTTGC CCTTCTCGAATGCGAAGGGTGTCCCCAAGACCAAGTGCCAGCGGTACCACGCCCTCAAACGGTTTAGCGCCTGCGGAGCCGTGGTTGGCCATGCCGTTCGAGAGAAGAGCCTCCTGGAAAACCCGGACCAAAACGCAACGTGCAA GAAAGCAGAAGGATTCGAGAAATGCTTCGAAGACTCAATGCGTTCGACGCGGTGCGGTAGAAGCTCCGAGTTCAACTTCCATCTTCAGCACATCTCGACCCTGGTCAACGAGATGTACAAAGAAAGTTGCAGTTCAAGTGGAGAAACCAGCTCCG TGTTGACAGACATGAGCACCGTGTGCGACATCCGAGTGGCGGTCGTGCGGTTCCTCGAGTGCACAAGTTCTTTCTACTTGGGCGATCCTGAAACCGTCGTGCCGCAGAACCACAGCGAGGACGCGAGTGCGACAACTCGTGGTGTGCACTTCGGCATCATGTTCGACGCGCCTGCTGTTGTAGGTGGGACGCCAGACAAGTACAGCCGCATAGCTTCCTCGGAGTGCAG ACGAAATGCAAAGTTTCGGAACTGCATAGACAACATTCACCTCTATTCGGAGTGCGGAATTGGGACGGAAGTACACTCGCATCTCAAGTACCTGGCGAATATTGTGAACCGCAAGGTGGCTGGAAAGTGCAGCCAACAGACAC AAATACCAGACCTCGATTGCCAGTTACTGCCGTTTTTGAGAAAATTTCTGCATTGTGGAGTAAACAGATACGAGACAACAGGGGACCGCGTCGATCAAGATATCTGCAC TCAGGTACATTCCTACAAGGAATGCGTCGCAGCTGCCGAACGTGCCACACACTGCAACATGAAAAACCTCTCCCTGAGCTACCACCTTACCTATCTCCATAATGTCATGACAACTGTGAACACCAGCTGCAAAGGCATGCGAA atgttgAAACTTCAGTCTACAAAGAGACTTGTAAACGAACAACGCTGTTCAATAACTACTTTTCTTGTGGAATGGAGGTTCAGGCACGCCTTGAAGGACTTAGACAAGGTGACAAGGAACGATGCAG GATTTCTGAAAACTTCGAGAAATGCTTCATCAACGCCAAAGAGCAGTCAGGGTGCCTCCTAGCAGACGAGGCTACGAGCATCATGAGCGCACTGCTAGACACGTGGAAAAAAGAGCACGCAAAAGAGTGCTCAGACTATGATGTGCCACCTCCACGGGGAGCGCAAACCGAGTGTCTGACAGGCACTGCCGTACGCAAGGTTTTCCTGTGTGGCCTCACTTTTCAGACAGCCGTACGGGAAGTGAAGTTCTCACCCCTCGAAATGTCTCCTGAGGTTTGCCGGAGGCTGGAGGAAATGAATTCTTGTATCTCTGAAGTGAAGAGCcgcacgcggtgcgccatgtctgAATTGCATGCCCACGTCGCTCCCTTGCTGCAGCCGTTCACCACTGGCTACGTTAAGAGGTGCGAGAAGATGGTGTGGTCTAACCTGTCCACGCCGATGATGTCTCCCAATTCACCGTCGTGTCGACGGCTTCCAGCTTTGAAGCGCATATTCCACTGTGGTCTGAGCTTCAGCAGAATACTGGAAGAAATGGAGCTGGTCCACCAGAAGGCCGAAGTACTGTGTCCACTGCTCAAGAAGTACGAGACATGCGTTCCGGACTCGGCAAGCGAGCTGGGGTGCAAAGATGACCCCGTAATGAAAGGACACGTGAGGAGCTTCGGAAGGATACTGCACAGGCAATATTACGAGGCATGTCTCAGAAATAGGAGGGGGGCACGAATACGATATGAAAGTCCGCGAAGAGGTATGGTGCTCAATGGAAATGGCAGTCACGACATCGGCAATGCGAGGCAACGAAAGCGTGGTGAGAATTTGTCTGCTGCAATTAAACATCAAATGTTAAGCCAAGTTATGGAAGATTACTACGGTCCAGACTACGACGAGTACGTTGAGGAAGAAGATAAAGTACCAGACAGCCTAGATGTCAAGCCTGCCTATGACTATGCCGATCAGGAGGTGACTTCAACGACAAAGAAACAGGATGCAGCCCATAAAAACGCGCAGTTGTCACCACAAATAGCGATCAGTAATGCATCATTGACTGGGCAGAAACAGGACGGAGATTCCGAACTGAGAAAAAAGCAGGAGTTCTGGGCAGGCGTTGAGCGAGCGCGCAAACTCAGGTCGCAACATAGATACGAATACGGGTCCCCAGAACTTGTCCAAGATCTGTCGAGCAATCGAGTTAGCAAAGACTTTGCGCGGCCCGGAGCATACTTCATAGACCAATTGGGTAATCCACCTGATTACAACAGTGATAACTCTGCGAGAAAAGACCTCGAATCTGAAGATTCCGTTACCAATTTCGAAAGTCAACCGAATCCTGGTAAGTTCAGGAACTCGGCCCTGAACTTGCCATTCTACAAATCAATACGGATGGTACCGCACGCAGCAAGGCAAGGAGATAGCGATGCCGAAGGTTGGAGAGGTGTGCCACCATTGAGCCGTGAAGAAGAGCTGGAAATGTACGAGGATACGAGAGGAATGGCTGAGTTGCTGCAGAAACAGCGGGAAAGGCACTACAGTCGGTACAAGGGCAGGGAGCACCTCGCTCCTAAATCTGACATGCAGAGAGCTTGGAAAGAATCTGTCCGTAGGTATGGCGCCACTAGCAATGAAGTATTGAAAGGGGGCCTCGACCACGACCAAAGTTTATTTAACAGGAGCCTAGCGTACTACAATCATAACGGAGGAACAGACATTAGGCGCTTTAGGGGCGAGTACGGAATGCGCCACATTGAGCGCAACCCGTACATCAGACATTACGCACCATATGAAATGGCTGGGAAAGCACAGCAAGATGAAAGGCCACAAAATATTGTGCCTCTAGACAGGCGGGGGATCGACTTACATCGTCGAAGACATGCATACAGAAGTACCACATACGATCTCGGTGATTATGAGAAACCAGCCTTCGGATACTTACCCTACATAGAAGACGAAGAAGACCACGTGCCCAGAGACGCGATGTCATTCCCAGAAGACGACGCGCCCGTACTGTCCAAAGAAGAATCTCTAGACCAAGGTGTCCAGCAAATAGGTCACCACAGAGCGTTTTCGATGAGGCTCCCTGGTAGCAAAGTTTATACAGACAATTCGAGAAACTTGCAAGTAGCTGCTGGTATGGAGAATATAGATTATGCACCTGGTGTCGCATTTTCACCCGACCGCGGTATGGGCGCGAAATGGCCCAGACACGACGGTGCTGACGTTTTGACCGGAGAGCAAATATCTCATAATCACCGACAAGGAGCGCCGCTGCCTAACTATCCTCGGCGATTAGCTTCAAAGATGTTTCGTGCAAGAGCGGGCCTACCCACTGATCCTCGATCTGCTGTAGGAATCATTCAAGATTATGACAGAGGAGTAGCAGATTACAACAAAGCTTCAGAAAAGATGAGTGACGGGTCTTCTTCACTGACCAAGGAAGAAACGTCACCCCGACTAAATGCCATGAAGCGACTTAGCGGCCATGATCCAGTTTATTCACCAAACAACCCAAACTTTCAACTGCCAGGAGAGGCTTCAAGAAATGGGCGGACGTTTCAACGGAAACTTCCAGTGAAAAAGACCACCTATAAAGAAGTAGAGCCACATGAAATGAACCCATATCCGGATGAACTTAGACCATTCCCAAGCCAAACACAGCATCATTCTAATGATTCAAACTACGTTGGCCCTAACAGCTTTCTTCCAGAGCCGGGCCTACGGTCACCTAAAGAGAAAGTTGTGCCAGACTTTCTTGGGGAGACAAAGGAGCATGCCGGTGCACCAGAAGCGCGAACAAGGAAAGACGAATCGTCTGATCGGAGGTTAGTAAACTCTCCTGGAACTCATATAAGGGGCTCGGACAGCGAAGGAGACCCCAACGATGGTCGAGAAAGTCACGAAGAGGGCTTCGAGCAGCGTGAAGCGAAAGGTTCGAAGCGATTCTTTGacatcaaaaagagaaaaagagagccgAGACTTGGTTTCCCATACGTGAGACACATCGATGAATCACCTGGGTTACTGCTCGACAAGAAAGACGTGGCAACCGGCAGCGCTATCGCAAAGCCGCCAAGTCAGAAGACCAACCTTCAGCTAAACCAGTACGAGCTAGAGCGAAAGATGAAGAAACAGCTCGTAAGGGACGATCTAGAGGAAATCATAAAGAAGCACAAGGAAGAGAGCGACAGCAAAGCGGACATGATGCTTTTCCCGAGTGAGCACGTCTTTCACGACGACAGAGTTTTGCGAGACTTTGATGCTAAGGCTCTGGGAGAAAATAAGGACTACTACGAGACAGACGCGAAGCTTGAAAGTGACAGTGCAGATAGGTCTTCTATGTGGAGTGCTGGCAGAGACGACGTTAAGACTGAATTTCTCCGGAGACACATCGACGGAACGGAAAAACGGCAGGACCCTTTATTTGGGGAATTGAGCAAACGCAATGCCTGGTATACGGATGACATTTGGAGTGACAACAACGATCTTTTCGGTATGGAGAGGCTGCTGTCCGATCAGCGCCGAGAATTTGGCGGAAATGGCACAGAGGAAGACGAAACGTCGC AATGTCAACCTCACAATCTTCAAAGAAGATCGGACGCCTGTGGACGGGTATTCGAGGATGACTTCAAAGCCGTCAGTAACGGAACTGTACGCCACTTTGAACCCCAATCGCTGACACCACAACTCCGGAAGTCAGTGTGCTC GCATGCCCGTGACTTTTCTCAATGCATCAACCTCTTCGCACAAAAGTACCGCTGCGTCGACAGCCAGCAGCTGATCAAGAATTTTACCGAAGATCACCTGAAGAAAGCTGGTGTTATGTTCTGCGACGCCAGCGCGGTGCGCATTTCCTTCAAACTCGTGATCGCAGCTGCCCTGTTGCAGTTACTTCGTACGTGA